From the genome of Methylocystis heyeri:
GACGCCGGAAATCCTCGGCCTCGATGAGAATGAGGCGATAGCCAAGCGCTTCCCCGGCCTCGAGGATATCGACATTCCCAAGGGCGCCTTCAAAGGGCGACCGGCCACTCCCGACGACGACATCAAGGGCGTCGCGGTCACCTACCGTTTCGCCGTGCCCACCAGAATGCTCAACGCGGTCGCCGGAGCGCTGGCCCGCTCCATACTCAAGACCAAGGGCAAGCTGATGGCGCTCACGCCGCTGGCCGCGGAAATCGAGGCGCCTGATCCTGACGAAAAAAACCCGATCCTGCCGATCCACCCCGGCGTCGCGGCCTATTTGTCTAGCGGGGACCAGAGCTTTCTCGACGAGTTGCAGACCTATCTATACGCCATCGGCATTCCTCTCAGTCTGCTCGGATCGCTCATCGCGGTTCTCTGGGGCCTGTTCACCAACAGGCGGCTGGCGAAAGACCAGGAGAGAGTCTTTCGCCTTCTCATGCTCGCCGACGAAGCCCCGAAAGCGAACGCCGACGAACTCGCGTCGCTGGAGCGCGAGTTTCGTTCTTCCGTTTCCGCCTGCGTCAGCAATCTGCTCGAAGACAGCGGGAAAGGGGATCATGCGCCGGTTTCGCTCGCGATCGAACACGCGCGGCGCGCCATCGAAAATCGGAAGACCGTGCTGGCGGAGGCCGCGGCGAGAGCGCATGCCGACGAGAAGGCCGCAATCTCCGCTGCGGCCGATTAGATCGATCGTCGAAGACCGCCGCCACAGGAACAATAATCGCCACGGGGATTGCTTGTGCGCGGCTGTCCGCCTCATGGACGGCCGCTTGACCGCCTTCTCGCCGGCTCCAGTTACCGGGCGGGCGGAGAGGAATGCGGGCATGCACCAGAGCCAGATACATTATCTTCCTCTTCCGCCCTTCTTCTATCTGTTTCTGATCGGCGCGCTCGCCCTGGTGTTCTTTCTTATTCAGTTTGGCGTTCTCACATACGCCTACAGGCGCATAGGGCTCAGCGCGAACTCGGCTCTCCTGTTGCTGATCGCCTCTCTGCTCGGCAGCTATGTCAACATCGCAGTCGCTCGATTGCCGGAAGTGCAAACGCGCGCTCAGGAGGTCGTGGATTTCTTCGGCGAGCACTATGTCGTTCCAGTTCCGGTCGATTGGCCCGGAACCGTGATCGCGGTCAATGTCGGCGGGGCGGTGATCCCTGCGTTACTGTCCCTTTACCTCATCCTTCGCAACCGCATCTGGATCGTCGGTCCGATCGCGATCGGCATCGTCGGCGCCATCGTGTACGTCTTGGCGAGTCCCGTGCCCGGCGTCGGAATAACGGTTCCCTTCTTTATCCCGTTGCTCGCCGCCGCTGTCGTGTCGCTTGTTCTATCCTGGGAGCGCGCGGCTCCTTTGGCCTATGTCGCCGGCAGTCTCGGCACGCTCATCGGAGCCGACCTGATGCATCTTCCGCAAATCGAAGAGATCGGCGCCCCGATCGCTTCGATCGGCGGCGCAGGCACATTCGACAGCGTTTTTCTCACCGGCGTGCTTGCTGTTCTTCTCGCGGGAATCCCATCTGGCTGGGGACATCGGTCGACGGCGTATTAGCGCTCGAGAAACCTCCGGGGGAGGAGGGCGCGCAGGCGAACGCCCTCTCGCAATATCAAGGCGACATGCGCCCGGAACCTGTGTCGGTTCCAGTCGTCGCGTCGGATTCGGTTCGCATGGAAAAACTCTCGAGGTCTCGTTGTTCGGTCTGGCTGAGCTGCACGGAAGCGAAACCCGTTCCGCCGTCGAGTGGAAGATTCGCCTCGATATCGTCGAGTCTGCGCCAACCGTTCCCCTTGTTCCATGGCCCTTCGCAATCGCCTTCCCCGCGTGACGCATTGACATATAGATCCGCGAATTGCGGCATTCCGGGGAGCTTGCCGGGAGGGAAATTGTTCTCGATCGAGTAGAGCGCTTTTTCGAACGACTTCTGATGCGCGATTTCGCGGGTCATGAGAAAGCCCAGGGCTTCCTTCACTCCCGGGTCCTCGGTGATGTTGATGAGGCGCTCATAAATTATCTTGGCCCGGCTTTCCGCCGCAATGTCGGAACGCAGATCGCTGGCCGGGTCTCCGATCGTGTCGATATAACCGGCGTTCCATGGCACGCCGGAAGAATTCGTCAGCCCCGGCCCTCCGCCGTAGAGCAGCGATTGCGTATGGCTGTCGCCCCCTTGCGTCAGCGACCTGTAAAGATCGGCCTCGGCCTGGCGCGCCTCCGCCAGTTCGCCTTTGACGCCTTTGTTCAGCATGGACACGACGCTGCCGATGATCTCGAGATGGGAGAGCTCTTCCGTGGCGATATCCAGAAGCATGTCCTTGCGTCCGGCGTCCTCTTCCGAAAGCGCCTGGGTGAAGTAGCGCATCGCAGCCGCCAACTCCCCGTGAGGGCCGCCGAACTGTTCCAGAATAAGGCTCGCAAGGACCGGATTGGCCTCGGAAACGCGAACGGTGTACTGCAGCTTCTTGTTGTGCGTGAACATGGGGGACCCTCTCCGCGCCGCCTTGGATCTCTCGGCGACGCCATGAACTCGGCCGCGCCTGCGCAAAGGGCGCGCGACGCGCTCTTACAACGCTGCTTTGAAATGGTCGTTCCTCGGAATCGCTTCGGAAATCAGCCGGCTCCGGGTCGTATTCGTCAAAGCCCTGGCTTCAGCGAAATCATTCCCACGCTCCTGCTTCGGTTCCGCATGGACATGCTCGCGAGCGGTAATCCATATTTGGTTCTCAATCGGCTCGGTCGCGGTGTTTCAGGCTCCTACGCGCAACTCCTAACTACATTGAAGCGGATGCATTCGATTGCAAGCCGGGTTATTGGTGAGGCGACCGCCAATTAATTTGCAACGAACGGTGTGAAGTAATGACAGACCGGTCTTCTCTCATCGGACGAGACGTCGCCGCAATCGTCATAGACGGATCGCAGAATGCGTTGTCGGTGGCGCGCAGCCTGACCAGCCTGGGCGCACGCGTCTATTGCCTCTCCGAACCGCATGAACCCGTGCGCTATTCGAAAGGCGTGACGCGAATTGCCGAGGGCGGCGCCAATGCGGCGTCATGGGAACGTTTCCTGCTCGGCCCGGAGTCGGAGTGGCTGCGCGGTGCGTTGCTGCTCGCGTGCAGCGATCAGGCGATAGAATTTCTGGCCAAGAAGGCCGGCGATCTGTCGAAGAAGTTCGTTCTGGAAGAGGGAGAGCCCGAGACCCGCCTGCTGCTGCTCGACAAGTTCAGAACCTACCGCCACGCCCGGGACGCGGGCATTCCCACAGTGAAGTTCGAATATGTAAGATCTTTTTCCGATATGAAAAAAGCATCCGGCGCCTTTCAATTTCCCGTGGTCCTCAAACCGATCCATTCTCCCGACGCAGATCGGCTGGGCGGCAAGATCGTGATCGCCGATGACGAGGACGAATTCCTGCGGCTCGCGCCCCTGCTCGAAAAAGGAGTGCAGGCGGTCGCCATGGAGTTCATCCCTGGAGGAGACGACCAGCTCTGCAGCTATTACGCTTATCTGGACGAGAAAGGACATGCGCTGGCCGAGTTCACCAAGCGCGTCGTTCGTCGTTCCCCGATTCATACCGGCAGCGTGAGCTATCACGTGACGGACTGGAACCCCGAGGCCGCCGCGCTGGGCCGGCGATTGTTTGCAAGTCTGAAGTTGAAAGGCATAGGCAATGTCGAATTCAAGCGCGATCCGCGCGACGGGCAACTCAAAATCATCGAGGTCAATGCGCGCTTCACGCTCGGGGACCCTCTTCTCGTCAGGAGCGGCGTCGATCTGACGGCTATCACGGTTGCGCGTCTGACGGGACAGCCGACGCCCCCGCCCGCAGACTACGAGAAAGGCCTCGTGCTTTGGATTCCCATGGAGGATTTTCGCACCTTCCTGCAACTCTGGAGAAGGAAGGAGATCGGCTGGGGCAAATGGCTGGCCGAGATCTCCCGGGCGCGCGTCTTCCCCTATTTTTCCTGGCGCGATCCCGCGCCCAGCTTGCGGCACAACGTCGGGCGAGCGGTGTTCGTCTTCAGCAGCTGGATCCGCCTGGCAAAACGCGCCCTCACGCCTCCTGCGCTGGAGAGCCGCGCCACTCGTTCAGCGGCAGATAGGTCTCGCGCTCCGTGACGCTATGCAACGCCCATGTGGCCGCCATCAGAAGCGGTCGCGCGAGAGGCAGGGCGCTCAATTCTGCAAGTGCCGCTTTGCGGCGTTTGCTCTTCGTGCCTCCCGACAGAGAGCCGTCGCGGACGCGATAATGCGTGAGAGGCTCGGGGACGCGCCATTTTTCGACTTCGTCGAGAGTGGCGATCCACCAAGCCCCGTCTTCCCCGACCCAGAGGTCGGGGTCGAACGGACGACGCAGCATGATTTCGCGCCTGACCATCCAGGAACTCGTCATCGGTATATTTCTGGCGAGCGCATAGGCGAAAACGGCGCCGCTCTCGGTCATCAGCATGTGATCGACGCCGACGAAGTCACGCTCGCCCCGTTCCATGACATTCAATTGCTTCTCGATCTTGGTCGGCAGCCAGACGTCGTCGCCGTCCAGAAATGCGACGAATTCTGTTTTGGCGGCGGCGATTCCGCTGTTGCGGCAGGCGCCCGGAGGGCCGACCGGACGGCGCAAGATCTCAACCCCTGGAAAAGGAACGCATAGCTCCTCGATCCAGGTGTTTGCTTCCTCCGCCACCACAATGATGTCGCATGCCGCAGTCTGGCTGACGACCGAGGCCAGAGCATCCGTCACGAACGGCCGCTCCGCGTCCGTCATGCAGGTGACTATAGCCGTGGCTTCGCTCATCTTCGCGTTTCTCCGGCGATTGAGGGAGAGCCGAGCGGGATGCCCATATCCCCGCTCAGCTCGGCTGGAGCTCGCTCTCGAGAGCCGGCGTCGATGATGGGCCGCGATCCAGCCTTGCCGCCGACGGCGCCGAAAGCTGGCTCGGCGGACCTGCTGTATGGGAGCCTTGGTTCAGCGCCCACACCGCCGCCTGCGTTCGGTTTTTCAATCCGAGCTTGCGGAAGATGGCTTTGACGTGAACCTTGACTGTGGCCTCGGCGATATCGACCTTCCTGGCGATCATCTTGTTCGAGTCTCCCACGATCAGACAGGACAGGATTCGCTTCTCCTGCGCCGAAAGTTGCGGGAACGACGCCGGCGGCCTTGGATCGAAGGGAGGGTGGGGCGCACACACCAGATCGAGTTCCGGCTTCGGCGACGATATCTGTTCCGTTCCAGTTTCCGCCAGCCAGCTTTCTTCACATTTGAGCAAGTGGGAAAGCATGCCTTGGGGAACGACGGTTTCTCCGAGCATGACCAGCTCTATCGTCTTGAGAAGGGCGTCGGAAGTGGCGTCCTTCGTCAAGCAGGCGTTGGCGCCGGCCTGCAGCGCCGAGACGATCTCCAGAGGTTTCTCCTGTTCGGTAATGATGACGGAATAGCCGTTGTGCTGTTGATCTTTATAGAGATTCAGTTGGCCTGCTGTTTCTTCGGCGTCGAGTCCGGCGCCCAGAACCAGGAGACTGATTTCAGTTTGTCTCAAACAGCTCATGACCTCGATGTCCAATATGGACGTAGAGGCGACTACTTCGTATCTTTCTGATGATAAAATGCGAGAGAGTCCTTCACGAAAAAGACTGTTCTTCGCGATGATAATTGTGGGGATTTTACTCTTGAACTTGGCCACAACTACCTCCTTTTAGTAGATTAAAAGATACATTTATGATTGTGCGACGCAAGAGAAAATTTAGTACAATTATTGTGACACGACCATTATCTACTACAAAAGACTAATTATTTTAGAGCTATAGCCGGATACTAGAATTGATACGTACGTACTATTTTAGATAAAAAGGTGGTAAATTCGCACGTTTTCCTAACAGGCTGTATCCCGCGGTTCTTCCAGCGTTCGGTTCCATTTCGGCTCGGCGCCGCCCTCCCGGCGCGACGTCGGAATGACGAGACGAGCGTAAATCGATAAATTCTCTGGAGTACCAAATATTCGTCAGCAACGTACGAGTTTCAACGTAGGATTACCTGAAATATTGGTTGACCTCCAAACGGGTTACCGTTCCCTCTTTTGGATTGTAAGCCGGAGTATCGCTTCTTTTCGTCGTTGCAGGTCGGCTATCATCATCATGAGTTCAATCCACTGGAGCATCGCCGTGACGGAGATCCTTGCGCAGTCCAAGTCTCACTTCCCACAGCAATCCAGTGGAGGAGTGGCTCCGCCCCGGTCGGCAAAAATCCATCTCGGGCCG
Proteins encoded in this window:
- a CDS encoding TAXI family TRAP transporter solute-binding subunit; translated protein: MGLFGLKPPRLAVLLPAGAMLAVGVVLATFYFHSPHATLRITTGPAGGAAERFIAAFVSTAEAEHPRIRFETVSVPNLKASSKALEDGQVSIAVVRSDVAPPINGQSLVILRRDVVAVVLPPGSPIKSFGQLAGKTVAVPLGPVQAENAHALDLILSYFNVSPETVKRVFLPFSEIGLAIREKRAVAVLAVGPIGPGQIVETVAAVAKATKGTPEILGLDENEAIAKRFPGLEDIDIPKGAFKGRPATPDDDIKGVAVTYRFAVPTRMLNAVAGALARSILKTKGKLMALTPLAAEIEAPDPDEKNPILPIHPGVAAYLSSGDQSFLDELQTYLYAIGIPLSLLGSLIAVLWGLFTNRRLAKDQERVFRLLMLADEAPKANADELASLEREFRSSVSACVSNLLEDSGKGDHAPVSLAIEHARRAIENRKTVLAEAAARAHADEKAAISAAAD
- a CDS encoding DUF1614 domain-containing protein; the protein is MHQSQIHYLPLPPFFYLFLIGALALVFFLIQFGVLTYAYRRIGLSANSALLLLIASLLGSYVNIAVARLPEVQTRAQEVVDFFGEHYVVPVPVDWPGTVIAVNVGGAVIPALLSLYLILRNRIWIVGPIAIGIVGAIVYVLASPVPGVGITVPFFIPLLAAAVVSLVLSWERAAPLAYVAGSLGTLIGADLMHLPQIEEIGAPIASIGGAGTFDSVFLTGVLAVLLAGIPSGWGHRSTAY
- a CDS encoding manganese catalase family protein gives rise to the protein MFTHNKKLQYTVRVSEANPVLASLILEQFGGPHGELAAAMRYFTQALSEEDAGRKDMLLDIATEELSHLEIIGSVVSMLNKGVKGELAEARQAEADLYRSLTQGGDSHTQSLLYGGGPGLTNSSGVPWNAGYIDTIGDPASDLRSDIAAESRAKIIYERLINITEDPGVKEALGFLMTREIAHQKSFEKALYSIENNFPPGKLPGMPQFADLYVNASRGEGDCEGPWNKGNGWRRLDDIEANLPLDGGTGFASVQLSQTEQRDLESFSMRTESDATTGTDTGSGRMSP
- a CDS encoding ATP-grasp domain-containing protein, with amino-acid sequence MTDRSSLIGRDVAAIVIDGSQNALSVARSLTSLGARVYCLSEPHEPVRYSKGVTRIAEGGANAASWERFLLGPESEWLRGALLLACSDQAIEFLAKKAGDLSKKFVLEEGEPETRLLLLDKFRTYRHARDAGIPTVKFEYVRSFSDMKKASGAFQFPVVLKPIHSPDADRLGGKIVIADDEDEFLRLAPLLEKGVQAVAMEFIPGGDDQLCSYYAYLDEKGHALAEFTKRVVRRSPIHTGSVSYHVTDWNPEAAALGRRLFASLKLKGIGNVEFKRDPRDGQLKIIEVNARFTLGDPLLVRSGVDLTAITVARLTGQPTPPPADYEKGLVLWIPMEDFRTFLQLWRRKEIGWGKWLAEISRARVFPYFSWRDPAPSLRHNVGRAVFVFSSWIRLAKRALTPPALESRATRSAADRSRAP
- a CDS encoding glycosyltransferase family 2 protein, with amino-acid sequence MSEATAIVTCMTDAERPFVTDALASVVSQTAACDIIVVAEEANTWIEELCVPFPGVEILRRPVGPPGACRNSGIAAAKTEFVAFLDGDDVWLPTKIEKQLNVMERGERDFVGVDHMLMTESGAVFAYALARNIPMTSSWMVRREIMLRRPFDPDLWVGEDGAWWIATLDEVEKWRVPEPLTHYRVRDGSLSGGTKSKRRKAALAELSALPLARPLLMAATWALHSVTERETYLPLNEWRGSPAQEA
- a CDS encoding LuxR C-terminal-related transcriptional regulator, producing the protein MAKFKSKIPTIIIAKNSLFREGLSRILSSERYEVVASTSILDIEVMSCLRQTEISLLVLGAGLDAEETAGQLNLYKDQQHNGYSVIITEQEKPLEIVSALQAGANACLTKDATSDALLKTIELVMLGETVVPQGMLSHLLKCEESWLAETGTEQISSPKPELDLVCAPHPPFDPRPPASFPQLSAQEKRILSCLIVGDSNKMIARKVDIAEATVKVHVKAIFRKLGLKNRTQAAVWALNQGSHTAGPPSQLSAPSAARLDRGPSSTPALESELQPS